Proteins co-encoded in one Brassica oleracea var. oleracea cultivar TO1000 chromosome C4, BOL, whole genome shotgun sequence genomic window:
- the LOC106341949 gene encoding metal tolerance protein 1 has product MEPSSPQHSHIIEVNVEKSDEQRKTLGAVKVCGETPCDLNNASGDAEERTASMRKLCIAVVLCLLFMTVEVFGGIKANSLAILTDAAHLLSDVAAFAISLFSLWAAGWEATPRQTYGFFRIEILGALVSIQLIWLLTGILVYEAIIRLLTETSEVDGFLMFLVAAFGLLVNIVMAVLLGHDHGHSHGHGHSHGHDHQSHDGVTVTTHHHHGHSHDEDKHHSHGDVTEQLLDKSEKRKRNINVQGAYLHVLGDSIQSVGVMIGGAIIWYKPEWKIVDLICTLVFSVIVLGTTINMIRSILEVLMESTPREIDATKLEQGLLEMEEVVAVHELHIWAITVGKVLLACHVNITPEADADMVLNKVIDYIRREYNISHVTIQIER; this is encoded by the coding sequence ATGGAACCTTCAAGTCCCCAACATAGTCACATCATTGAAGTTAATGTAGAAAAGTCTGATGAACAAAGAAAAACACTTGGAGCAGTTAAAGTCTGTGGAGAAACACCGTGTGATCTCAACAATGCTTCTGGTGACGCCGAGGAACGCACTGCCTCCATGAGAAAGCTCTGTATCGCTGTGGTGCTATGTCTCTTGTTCATGACCGTTGAGGTCTTTGGTGGGATCAAAGCTAACAGCTTGGCTATACTAACGGACGCAGCTCATCTCCTCTCTGACGTTGCCGCCTTTGCCATCTCCTTGTTCTCCCTGTGGGCTGCTGGCTGGGAAGCGACGCCAAGGCAGACTTATGGGTTCTTCAGGATTGAGATTCTTGGAGCTCTTGTCTCAATCCAGCTCATTTGGTTGCTTACGGGGATTCTTGTCTATGAAGCTATTATTAGACTTCTTACAGAGACTAGTGAGGTTGATGGGTTCCTTATGTTCCTTGTTGCTGCGTTTGGGCTGTTGGTGAACATCGTAATGGCTGTTCTGTTAGGACATGATCATGGTCACAGTCATGGCCATGGACACAGCCATGGTCATGACCATCAGAGTCATGATGGGGTGACTGTTACCACCCATCACCATCATGGCCATAGTCATGATGAGGACAAGCATCACTCTCATGGTGATGTTACTGAGCAGTTGCTGGACAAATCAGAGAAGAGGAAGAGGAACATCAACGTGCAAGGAGCTTACCTCCATGTCCTTGGTGACTCGATCCAGAGCGTTGGCGTTATGATTGGTGGAGCCATCATTTGGTACAAGCCGGAGTGGAAGATAGTTGATCTGATCTGCACGCTTGTCTTCTCGGTTATTGTCTTGGGGACAACCATCAACATGATTAGAAGCATTCTCGAGGTGTTGATGGAGAGTACGCCCAGAGAGATTGACGCTACGAAGCTGGAACAGGGTTTGCTGGAGATGGAAGAAGTTGTGGCTGTTCATGAGCTTCACATTTGGGCTATCACTGTGGGGAAAGTGCTGCTTGCTTGCCATGTTAATATCACACCGGAGGCAGATGCTGATATGGTGTTAAACAAGGTGATTGATTACATCCGGAGAGAGTATAACATCAGTCATGTCACAATACAAATCGAACGCTAA